In the Pontibacillus sp. HMF3514 genome, TACGTCGAATCGTTATGATATCGCTTTCAATGTTCTTGATTAAATCTAGGATGTTACTCATCTAGCATTTCTCCTTTTATTTAAGGAAAATGTCCTTTAATATTCCGTTAATCAATAGTATAACAGAATTTCATGAGAAGTCACCCTATTCTAGTTAAATTTTTCGAAAATTTAGACTGGTTTATTTTGGATAGATGCAGTGCGTGGACATGGTTGGGGGCTGCGCGCATATGGGGAGGTCCGTGTGGAAGAGGGTGAGCTGCGCACCGCCCGCAAAGGAGGGAGCACCGCCCGAAAAGGAGGGAGCACTGCCCGAAAAGGAGGGAGCACCGCCCGAAAAAGAGAGAGCTCCGCCCGCAAAGGAGGGAGCACCGCCCGAAAAAGAGAGAGCTCCGCCCGCAAAGGAGGGAGCACCGCCCGAAAAGGAGGGAGCTCCGCCCGCAAAGGAGGGAGCTCCGCCCGAAAAGGAGAGAGCTCCGCCCACAAAGAGAGAGTACTCCCTAAATGAATTCTTGATTTCACCCAAAATCCCCATTAAAATTAACTGTTGTATTCAATCAAAACTCAGAGCCTAATTTTTGTATCTGGGAAATATAAAAAGATAGGTGGATATACTATGGAACAAAATTATCAAGTGCTGCTTTACTATCATTACGTTACAATCGATGATCCAGAGCAGTTCTCAAAAGATCACTTGAAATTCTGTAAGGAGCTTGACCTGCGTGGTCGCGTTCTTGTTGCAGAAGAAGGCATTAATGGCACGGTATCTGGAACCGTTGAGCAGACGCAAGCCTACATGGATGCGATGAACAATGATCCACTTTTTAAGGACATGACCTTCAAAATTGACGAGGCTGATGGGCATGCGTTTAAGAAAATGCACGTTCGCCATCGTCCCGAGCTTGTTACAATGCGCTTGGAGGACGATATCAATCCTCACGATTTAACAGGGGAATACCTTGAGCCAAAAGAATTTTACGAGCGTATGCAACGTGAAGACACGGTTGTACTTGATGCTCGAAATGACTATGAATATGATCTTGGCCACTTCCGTGGTGCGATTCGTCCGGATATTGAGACGTTCCGCGAGCTACCGGATTGGGTTCGAGAAAACAAAGATAAATTAGAAGGAAAACAAATCCTCACGTACTGTACAGGCGGAATTCGTTGTGAAAAATTCTCCGGCTGGCTGAAACGTGAAGGTTTTGAAAACGTAGGTCAATTACACGGTGGTATTACAACGTACGGAAAAGATCCCGAAGTTCAAGGGAAGCTTTGGGATGGGCAAATGTACGTATTTGACGATCGTATCTCCGTACCTGTTAACCAAACCGAGCATGTTGTTGTTGGTGAGGACTATTTCACAGGTGAACCTTGCGAACGTTTTGTAAACTGTGGAAACCCAGACTGCGACCGCCGCATGCTGTGCTCAGAGGAAAACGAGTATAAATACATGCGAGGTTGTACGCACGAATGCCGTGTTCACCCACGTAATCGTTATGTTGAAGAGCATGGCTTAACAGAAGAAGACATCCAACAGCGCCTTGAAAAAATAAAAGAAGAAGACGGTGTCGAAGCCTAGTCATAAAAGCTGCCTCTCCTGAGGTGGCTTTTGTGTTCTACATATAGATGATTTATCCGATAGCCATTATGATAGTATTATCTATATCCAGATGAAGAAATAATCGATTTTATTGGAATCGATGTGTGTAGCAACAACCCAAATTATCATGAATATTTATCAAAAAATTAAATAAGAATAAAAGTGCCTGCCCCCTCTTTAACGCGCTACCGCAATGGTGCTCAAGCACTTCTTGGAGGCGCTTTTCAAGGAACTTTTGTGTTTAATCGAAAAAAATTTTGGGGAATGTTCCTAAAAATATGTTTGATTGGAGTTTTTAATTGAAAAATTTCGGTGTAGGGTTTGTAGTCCTGGCGGCTGTTCTTTGGGGTGTTTCCGGCGGTTTGGCGGGTATATTAATGGAAAAAGGGTGGGATCCTCTTGTAATCTCATTTTATAGAGGAGCTGTAGGGTTAATTTGTTTATTAAT is a window encoding:
- a CDS encoding rhodanese-related sulfurtransferase, with amino-acid sequence MEQNYQVLLYYHYVTIDDPEQFSKDHLKFCKELDLRGRVLVAEEGINGTVSGTVEQTQAYMDAMNNDPLFKDMTFKIDEADGHAFKKMHVRHRPELVTMRLEDDINPHDLTGEYLEPKEFYERMQREDTVVLDARNDYEYDLGHFRGAIRPDIETFRELPDWVRENKDKLEGKQILTYCTGGIRCEKFSGWLKREGFENVGQLHGGITTYGKDPEVQGKLWDGQMYVFDDRISVPVNQTEHVVVGEDYFTGEPCERFVNCGNPDCDRRMLCSEENEYKYMRGCTHECRVHPRNRYVEEHGLTEEDIQQRLEKIKEEDGVEA